TCATGTTAAAGTATCATACTATTTTTTTAAACATCTATATATAATTAGTACCTTAAAAACTAATTTTTTAAAATAGGCATTTATTATGATCTATTTTATACTGCTTGGGGCTCATTTTTTCCAATTTTTTAAATACATAACAAAAATAACTTTGACTATTAAATCCACACTCTAATGCAATATCTAAAAGAGAAAGAGAAGTGTTCTTGAGTAATTCTTTTGCCCTATCTATTTTTACTATATTGATATATTCAGAAAAGCTATACCCCACATGGTCAGAAAATAAAAAAGATAAATAGTTTTTACTCACATGAATTCCATCAGCTACTTTTTGTAGTGTTAAGTCCCCATCTAAATTATTGTTTATATATATTAGCGCTTTATTTATAATAGGATGTTTTGTATTAACAAATTTTTCTTCTT
Above is a window of Clostridiisalibacter paucivorans DSM 22131 DNA encoding:
- a CDS encoding AraC family transcriptional regulator, which encodes MPLEKNLLKNISTRDECRALNTYNELYSTYLKMDVGIDCNLRTLKNHLICLNTIIYNNYFFSHMCKKKLIYHRCCFIEKIERQKKIEHLYLLGKEMVLFSLSIKEEKFVNTKHPIINKALIYINNNLDGDLTLQKVADGIHVSKNYLSFLFSDHVGYSFSEYINIVKIDRAKELLKNTSLSLLDIALECGFNSQSYFCYVFKKLEKMSPKQYKIDHNKCLF